The Arthrobacter sp. D5-1 genome segment GACGGTGCCCGCCGGTACGGCAACAGCGCTGAGATCGAAGAGGTTGCAGAAATTGGTATAGGTGCCCATTCGGGAGTTGACCCCCACCGGATCGGCCGACACCTCTGCCAACGTCGGATGGAACGGTGCCGTGGGGACAACCAAGGCGTCGAATCCGTCCAGGCGCTCCATGGCTTGGCGCTTGAGTTGCTCCAACGCCGCGGTGTCCGCGACGTACCGGTGTGCGGGAACCTGGCCTGCGGCGCTGATGATGCCGGCGACTGTGGGGTCCAGTGCTGCGGGCACGCCGCCGGACTGGCCTGCCCCGTCCGAAGCACCTACCCCGCCCAACGTCGCCGAATCAATGAAGCTGCCGACGGCGGCGTAGCGTTCGGCAACCAATCCGCCGTCGTACAGCAGCCGGGCTGCCTGGAGGAAGACGTCCAGGTCGATGGGTTCCGCTACCACTCCTGTGGACCGCAGCCGCTCAACCTGCGCCTGGAATTCCGACGCCCACGGTGCCGGGAGCGCCGGTAGAGCAGCGGGATAGGCCACCCGAGGGGTGGACGGTGCCGCAACTTTCACGTCGGTGGGCCAGGTGCGGCAATGCCCGGCCATGATGCCCATGGCGAGCTCGGCAGTGGCGAGATCGCGGGCGAAGATCGTGGCGGTATCCCAGGAACGGCATGCCGGGACCACACCTTCGGTGGACACAACGCCCAAGGTCGGTTTGATCCCCACGATTCCCTGCAGCGCAGCGGGAATCCTACCCGAACCCGCGGTGTCCGTGCCGATGGCAAGGTCCACAAGGCCCAACGCCACCGCCACGGCAGATCCCGAACTGGAGCCTCCCGAGATCCTCTCGGGACGCCTCGAATCACGGACAGCACCATACGGGCTGCGGGTACCCACCAGGCCCGTGGCGAACTGGTCCAGATTGGTGGCCCCGAGCACCAGAGCGCCCGCAGCGCGCAGCCGGGCGACCGGCACCGCATCCCGGGCGGGTACGTCACCAAAGCCGGGGCAGGCCGCCGTCGTGGTTATACCGGCAACATCCACGTTGTTCTTCACGGCGAGCAGGAGACCGGCTAGCGGCAGGTCCCCACCGGCCGCCACGGCGGCATCAATCCGGGCCGCCTCCGCGAGCAGTTCGTCCCGCCCGCGCAGGTGGATCCAGATTTCGGGACGGTCGACGGCGTCAATCGCCTCGAGCGCCGAAAGTACCCGAGCAACTGTGGTTCCGGTGGGACTGGTCATGATGCGCTTCCCTCCAAGACGAGTGCGGGTTCCCGGACGTCCACTGGTTCCAGGACCACCAGCGCCTCACCAGCCACCACTTGAGCACCGGCAGCGGGCAGGACCTGTTGGACCAGACCATCCACCGGAGCCTGGATGACCGTCTCCATCTTCATCGCCTCAAGGGAAACCAGCGATTGGCCGGCCACCACCAGGTCTCCGGGTTCCACGTCCACTTTCCAGACGCTTGCCGCGAACGGCGACGTCACCAGGGTGCCGCCGTCGGGAACAACAACGTCGTCGGCCGGCGGGGCCAGCGAAACGGCCTGCTCGGCACGATCGAACTCGCCGGCGTCTTCCCAGGCCTGGCGCTCCACGGCGAAAGCCGCCGACTGGGTCTCGCGGAATTCCGCGATGGAGACGCTGTTGCGTTCCAGGAATTCCTCATGTTCTGCAAGTGAGAACGTGCCGTCCTGGATCTCCACACCACGGCCACGGCCAGCAGCCATGTCGGCGCGGAGGTCCAACAGTTCCTCGGGACTGACGGGGTACCAGGAAATACGGTCGAAGAACCGGAGCAGCCAAGGCGAACCCGGCTCAAACGGCGCCGAATCCGCGTAGCGCGACCAAACCTGGGTGGTACGTCCCACGAACTGGTATCCACCGGGACCTTCCATGCCGTAAATGCACATGTAGGCTCCGCCGATGCCCACGGCGTTCTCCGGCGTCCAAGTGCGGGCAGGGTTGTACTTGGTGGTCACCAGCCTGTGCCGCGGATCCAACGGTGTTGCCACCGGTGCTCCTAGGTACACATCACCCAGTCCCAGGACGAGGTACTCCGCGTTGAACACGGTATCGAAGACATCGTTGACGGAGTCCAAACCGTTGATGCGCCGGATGAACTCGATGTTCCACGGGCACCACGGGGCGTCGTCGCGGACACCGGCCATGTAGCGCTCGATTGCCTCACGGGTAGCGGGATCGTCCCAGGACAAGGGCAGGCGAACGCTGCGGCTGGGCACCACCAGCTCCGAGCTTGCAGGGAGTGCGGCCTCTATTTCCTGCACCAGGCCCAACAGCTTTGACGTGGGAAGGACGGAGGGATCGGCTTTGATCTGCAGGGAACGGATACCTGGCGTCAGATCCACGATGCCCCGGACTGCGAGACGCTCGAGTTCCTGGTGCAGGGCGTGGACACGGGCGCGGAGGCCAAGATCCAGCACCATGTCTCCGTACTCCACCAAAAGGTTGTCGTCACCGGAGCGGCGGTAGGTGACAGCAGGCCGTCCGTCGCCTTCGGGCACCCGGCCCAGCACGCCGTCGTCGCCGTCTCCGCGGAGCAACTCGGCCGTGCCTGATGCCATGCCTGATGCGGCGCCGGAAGCCGAGCCGGTGCCCATGGTGAAACCGGAGCTACCCGGCAGAATCAGCTGCCTCGCAGCGCCAAGTTCGTTAATGGAAGGCGCCTCAGCCGAGCGGATGGGCACAAAGCGGACCTTATCGCCCGGACGGAGTTGGCCCAGCTTCCAGCGCTCGCCGGTTACTACGGTGACGGGGCAGACGAAACCGCCCAGGCTGGGACCATCAGGGCCCAGGAGAATGGGGGTGTCGCCGGTGAAGTCCAAGGCACCTACCGAATAGGCGGTGTCGTGGATGTTGGAGGGGTGAAGTCCGGCCTCTCCGCCGTCATTGCGTGCCCAGCGCGGTTTGGGGCCGATCAGGCGGACGCCGGTTCGGGCGGAGTTGAAGTGGACCTCGTATTCGGCGGCGTACAGCTCCTCGATGTCTTCGCGTTGGAAGAATTCCGGTGCACCGTGTGGCCCCTCCACTACCTTCAGCTCCCATTCCGTGGTGAGGGCCGGGCGGCTCTCCACGGGAACCGGGCCGGGAACGGTCTCGGGGAGGTGCCCGGTGACGGTGCGGAGCACATCGCCGGCCCGCAGGACGCGGCCGCCATGGCCGCCGAACTGGCCCAAAGTGAAGGTTGATGCGCTGCCCAGATACCGGGGAACATCAAGCCCACCTTCGAACAGGATGTATCCCCTCAGCCCGGATCCGTCGGCTGATCCGACGTCCAGGAGGCCGTTCTCCGGGACAGTGATGGGCTCCCACGCAGCGGCTGGCTTGCCGTCGACTGTTACCGTGACGTCCGCGCCGGTGACGCACACGGTGGTGGCGTGAGTGAAACGGAGCGCAGGGCCGGCCATGGTGAATTCCAGGCCAGATGCCCCCTCCGGATTGCCCAGCGCGGTGTTGCCCAGCCGGAACGACAAATCATCCATGGGTCCACTCGGCGGCACTCCGATCTGCCAGAGCCCGGTCCTGCCCGGCCAATCCTGCACGCTGGTCTGGAGGCCCGGCCGTTCAACGGTGATCCGCGGTTCCGGATCGCCCACGGTGTTCAGGGTTCCGGTGGAATGCTGCGCGGCACGGACCACATCCATCCCGGCCACGGCACGCAGCATGCCCAGGTTGGTCTCGATGCCATCAATGCGGGTTTCCGCCAACGCGGCAGCCAGTGCGTCGAAGGCGGCGTCGCGGGTTGAACCGGACGTGATGACCTTGCCCAGCAGGGGATCGTAACTGGTGGAGACTTCGCTGCCGGTCTCCACCCAGGCGTCAATGCGCACGACGTCGGAGGCCGGGTACTGCGCGTTGGTGACCGTTCCGGCGCTGGGCTGGAAGTTGCGGGCCGGGTCTTCTGCGTAGATACGGGCTTCCACGGCATGACCTGCAACGGGCACACTGTCCGGCACGCCATCAAGCACCGGCTCATTCCGGGCAAGGTTCAGCATCCACTCCACCAAGTCAACGCCGGTGATGGCTTCCGTGACGGGGTGCTCCACCTGCAGCCGGGCGTTGACTTCCAGGAAAGATGCCTCCTGGCGGACGGGGTCGTAGACGAACTCCACTGTCCCCGCGGAGCGGTAGCCCACGGATGCGCAGAGCGCGCGGGAGCTGCGGTGCAGTTCCTCCCGCAAAGCCTCGGGGAGATCAGGTGCGGGTGCCTCCTCAAGTACTTTCTGGTGTCGGCGCTGCAGCGAGCAGTCACGGTCTCCAAGGCTCACCACGCGGCCCGCACCGTCGCCGAACACCTGGACTTCCACGTGGCGGGCGTGTTCGATGTAGCGTTCAGCGAAGACGCCCGCCGTTCCAAAGCTGGAGCTGGCCAGGCGCGCAACCCGGGAGTAGTTGTCGCGGAGTTCGGCTTCGTCGCGGCAGACGGCCATGCCGATGCCACCGCCACCCCCGGTTGCCTTGAGCATGAGTGGGTAGCCGATGATCTCCGCTGCTGCGACGGCTTCGTCCAGGTCCTCCAAGAGGCCGGATCCCGCGATCATGGGAACGCCGGCGCGTTGGGCGGCATCACGGGCGGTGTGCTTGGTGCCGAAGATCCGGAGCTGTTCCGGGGTGGGCCCCACAAAGACCAAACCGGCTGCCTCCACGGCTTCGGCGAAGGCCGCGTCCTCGGACAGGAATCCGTAGCCGGGATGAATGGCGCCGGCCCCGGTGGCAGCCGCCGCCTTGAGGATGGCGTCAACCTTGAGATACGACTCCTTGGCGGGTGCAGGTCCCAGCAGGACAGCCTCGTCAGCGAGCTTCACATGCTTGGCACCTCGGTCAGCTTCGGAGAAGACGGCCACCGTGCGCAGCCCGGCCTTGCGGGCGGATTCGATGATCCGGCAGGCGATCTCGCCACGGTTGGCAATGAGCAGGGTGTCGAAGTGGTTCATGAGCGGTCCTCCGGACGTGTGACGATCATGCGCACCGGCGTGGGGTTGAAGCCGTTGCAGGGGTTATTGATTTGGGGGCAGTTGGACACCAGCACCAGTGTGTCCACCTCGGCGCGGAGGGCCACACGCTTTCCGGGTGCGGACAGCCCGTCCACGATGCCCAGGGCGCCGTCGGGATCCACCGGCACGTTCATGAACCAGTTGATGTTGGACACGAGGTCCTTCTTGCCGAGGTCCCACTTGGCACCTTCAATGAGGAAGTTCTCCACGCACGCATGCTGTTCATGGGTGTGTTGGCCGTAGCGGAGTGTGTTGGATTCCTGGGAGCAGGCGCCGCCGATGGTGTCGTGGAGGCCAACCTCGTCCGCCACCACCGTCATGAGTTCCTGGCCGCTGTCGGCGCGGAGAACTGAGCCAGTGGTGAGGAAGATCGAGCCCTGGCTCGCGATGGTCACGGCGGCGGAGTAACGCGTACTCGTGTTCTGGGCCGCGTAGAGAATGCAGTCAACGGCTTGGTTGCCGTCGAGGTCCACAATGGTGAGCACGTCGCCGGCAGCAATCACGGCGGACCACGGACCACGGGCTTCCACCAGCTCGTCCACTACGACCCGGCCAGCGACCAGTGCGGGGCTCATTTCTGCGATGGCGTTCATGCGGAGGTCCTTGCGTTGTAGTCGAGTTCGGTGTTGTGGAGGGCCAGACGTCCCTCTGGGCCCAGGTCTACGTTGAGGGTTCCGCTTTTGAGGGCTTCAAGGTCCTGCGGAGCCTGCCAGGCCACGATGTCCACGGCGCTTCCCGTGAATTCCGGACGCGGGTCCAGCGGGTGGGCGGTATTGGCCAGTACCAGCACTGCGTCCATGTGGAGGAGAAGTTCGACGGCGGCTCCGGCACCGGCGCTGCCGGCGAACGTGATGCTGCCGTCCCGCTCCACGGTGACGCCCTTGAAGAACGACACCGACGGAGGGAGTTCTTTCTGGCTGATGCCATGCTTCATGCCGCCCAGGGTCAGCAATTCACGGCCGGCCGGTGACAGGCTGTGAGCTGATCCGGCACCGTACTTGGCGGTGTTTCCGGCCAGGTGGGTGGTGCCGGTGAGGGCATCATGCTGACCTGAGGAATCGGCCACTACGGTGGCCATGAGACGGCCGGCGTCGGAGAGAAGCGGGTGGCCTGTGGTCATGTAGGCCTGCCAGGGGACTTTGACCGTATCCGCGACGTTAATCCGTTCGTGCTGGGCACCACTCCGGATGAGGACAGCGTGAATGCAGGCATCGCCGTCGAGGTCTGTGATCCTGATGCGCGTCCCGCGGACCAGTTCCAGATGGGTGTAGCGGCCGAAGGAAAGTGTCTCCGCCCACGTCAGGGAGTCCTTTGCCTCCGCCGGGAGGCCCTCGATCAAACGTGTCGGGGCCGTAGCCGGCGGGACATGGATCATGGTCTCGGCCGTGCGCCCGTGCTGGGCCCGTGCGTGCAGTTTGGCGCCGGCAGTTGTGGCTGTGCCGTTTTCAGAGGTGTGTGTTTCAAGAGTCTGGGTCATGGAAGTCATTTCTGTACTGGTGCTGGTTCTGGACGGTCTGGTGCTGGCGGGGTCAGGCGGCGTTGGTGGATTCCGCGGCGATTGCGGCCTTGTTCTCCCGAACCCGGATGTTCCTGCGGACCCAGAGGCCCAGGAGCAGGACGGCGCCCACCATGATGGGAGCGGAGAAGAGCAGGATCCCGTGTTCGCCGGAGGGGTCGTACACCTCGGGGCGGGGCCAGGAGAGGTTGATGACCATCAGGGCGCCGTAGAGCACGGCCAGGATGTTGACTGGCAAGCCCCACCGGCCCAGTGAGAAGAGTCCGGCCGGCATGGTCTGGCCCACCTGGTCCCAGTCACCCCGGAAGCGGCTGAGCAGTTGCGGGACAGTGACCATCAGGTACGCCAGGTACACCATCACGATGCACACGCTGCAGAGGGTGGTGAAGAGCGCGGAGTTGCCGATGTTGATGGCGAGGATGCCCACAGCCAGGGCGCCGATCGCGATGGAAGGCCACATGGGGGTCCCGCGCTTGGGGTGGACCTTCGAGAGCCGGGCCGAGGCTGGCAGCTTGCCGTCGCGGGCCATGGAGAACACCAGGCGTGAACCGGCCGTTTGGATGGCCAGGGTGCAGACAAAGATGGCGATTGCCACGTCCACCAGCAGCACCTTGCCCCAGAACGTACCCAACACGGCTGTCAGCACGTAGGGGAGTCCCTCGGTGGCGAGCCTGCCGTCGTCGAGGCTTGGCGCTGCCATCAGTGCCGCGATAATCATGAGTCCGCCGCCAACGCCTGAGATGATCAGCGCCGAGAGGATGGTGCGCGGTGCGGTCTTGCGGGGGTTCCTGGTTTCCTCCGAGAGTTCGCCGGCGGAGTTGAAGCCGACCATCACATACGCGGCCATCAAACCGGAGACCAGGAAGGCACCCACGGCACCAAGGTCCGAGGTAGTGACCACACTGACGTCGGCTACCACACCCGGGCCACGCTGCGCCGCTGAGAACAGGGCAAGGATTACTGCGGCGACGCCCACAATCTCACAGGTGACGCCGATGGAGTTCACATGGGACATGAGCTTCACGCCAAGGCAGTTGATCACGGTGGTGATCACCAGGAGGACGGCACCGAGGATTACTGCATTGGCTGCGCCCGTGGGAGATGTCAGTGTGGGGTCGCCTCCCACCAGCTGAAATCCGACCCACAGCTGGGGGAGTACCACTTGGAGCGCAATGGCTGCTGCGGCAGCAGTGATGACCTGGGCGATGGACATGAACCAGCCGGCGAACCAGCCCACCACTTCGCCGCCCATACGGCGCGACCACTGGTAGACAGCACCGGACAACGGGTATCTGGCGGCGAGCTCAGCGAAGTTCAGGGCTACCAGAAGTTGGCCGACCAAGACCACGGGCCACGTCCAAAAGAAGGCCGGGCCGGCAAAGGAGTAGCCGAAGGCGAAGAGCTGGAAGATGGTGGTGAGGATGGAGACGAACGAAAAACCTGCGGCGAACGACGCGTAGCGGCCCAGCTTGCGGTGCAGCGTGGGCTCGTAGCCAAGTGCTGTCAGGTCTGCATCGTCGGTGCGGTGGGTCGCCGTCGAAAGGGTTGAAGTCATCGGGTTTCTCCGTGTCTGGAACGGGATGTGGAACCAGCCCGGAGAGGTTTTGACTGCCTGTCCGGAATATCGGTCACTTGATAGTTTTCCAGCGGGGTGTCCCCATGGCGTTTCGGCAATGTAAAGCCTTGGTTACCGCTCATTTCAAGCGTGTAAAGGAAATCTCACCACTCCGGCAGTACGCCGTGAACAGGCTCTTTGGTGTTGCGGCGATGCAAGAATGAGGTGTGACTACAACCGGACCGGGACGCCCCCGCAAGCAGCAAGCTGTACGCCCGGGAGCCACTGCACGCGACGAAATCCTGGATGCCGCAGCCGAACTCTTTACCAGCCAAGGATTCGCCAATACGTCCACACGGGCCATTGCCGACGCCGTCGGAATCCGGCAATCGTCGCTGTATCACCACTTCTCCACCAAGGACGAGATCCTGGGCGAACTCCTCGGCGGGACAGTGTCCACCAGCCTGGCGTTCGCCCGCGCTGTGAAAGACGGTTCCGAAGAAACCGGGCAGGAGTTGGATCCCGCGGCACGACTGCACGCAGTGGTCCTGTTCGACGGCTTGCAGCTCTGCACTTCCCGTTGGAACCTCGGGGTGCTCTACCACCTGCCGGAGGCCAGGGC includes the following:
- the atzF gene encoding allophanate hydrolase, producing the protein MTSPTGTTVARVLSALEAIDAVDRPEIWIHLRGRDELLAEAARIDAAVAAGGDLPLAGLLLAVKNNVDVAGITTTAACPGFGDVPARDAVPVARLRAAGALVLGATNLDQFATGLVGTRSPYGAVRDSRRPERISGGSSSGSAVAVALGLVDLAIGTDTAGSGRIPAALQGIVGIKPTLGVVSTEGVVPACRSWDTATIFARDLATAELAMGIMAGHCRTWPTDVKVAAPSTPRVAYPAALPALPAPWASEFQAQVERLRSTGVVAEPIDLDVFLQAARLLYDGGLVAERYAAVGSFIDSATLGGVGASDGAGQSGGVPAALDPTVAGIISAAGQVPAHRYVADTAALEQLKRQAMERLDGFDALVVPTAPFHPTLAEVSADPVGVNSRMGTYTNFCNLFDLSAVAVPAGTVTETDGVETGSTSQFGLTVVARTFEDGVAADIARRIELIPELPELFAAGAAAGPAAAQSSAPKVPWPVAAGAVVVPLAVVGAHRKGQPLAAELEGRGAFWDGPVTTAAQYRMVALETTPPKPGVVRSARGAGLVAERWLLSEAALGSFLAELPEPMLLGSITLDDGSRAVGFACDAVAAAEGRDITEYHDWIKYLEENAAAAGSNGLWREAGGALLTGLGRGQH
- the uca gene encoding urea carboxylase; the encoded protein is MNHFDTLLIANRGEIACRIIESARKAGLRTVAVFSEADRGAKHVKLADEAVLLGPAPAKESYLKVDAILKAAAATGAGAIHPGYGFLSEDAAFAEAVEAAGLVFVGPTPEQLRIFGTKHTARDAAQRAGVPMIAGSGLLEDLDEAVAAAEIIGYPLMLKATGGGGGIGMAVCRDEAELRDNYSRVARLASSSFGTAGVFAERYIEHARHVEVQVFGDGAGRVVSLGDRDCSLQRRHQKVLEEAPAPDLPEALREELHRSSRALCASVGYRSAGTVEFVYDPVRQEASFLEVNARLQVEHPVTEAITGVDLVEWMLNLARNEPVLDGVPDSVPVAGHAVEARIYAEDPARNFQPSAGTVTNAQYPASDVVRIDAWVETGSEVSTSYDPLLGKVITSGSTRDAAFDALAAALAETRIDGIETNLGMLRAVAGMDVVRAAQHSTGTLNTVGDPEPRITVERPGLQTSVQDWPGRTGLWQIGVPPSGPMDDLSFRLGNTALGNPEGASGLEFTMAGPALRFTHATTVCVTGADVTVTVDGKPAAAWEPITVPENGLLDVGSADGSGLRGYILFEGGLDVPRYLGSASTFTLGQFGGHGGRVLRAGDVLRTVTGHLPETVPGPVPVESRPALTTEWELKVVEGPHGAPEFFQREDIEELYAAEYEVHFNSARTGVRLIGPKPRWARNDGGEAGLHPSNIHDTAYSVGALDFTGDTPILLGPDGPSLGGFVCPVTVVTGERWKLGQLRPGDKVRFVPIRSAEAPSINELGAARQLILPGSSGFTMGTGSASGAASGMASGTAELLRGDGDDGVLGRVPEGDGRPAVTYRRSGDDNLLVEYGDMVLDLGLRARVHALHQELERLAVRGIVDLTPGIRSLQIKADPSVLPTSKLLGLVQEIEAALPASSELVVPSRSVRLPLSWDDPATREAIERYMAGVRDDAPWCPWNIEFIRRINGLDSVNDVFDTVFNAEYLVLGLGDVYLGAPVATPLDPRHRLVTTKYNPARTWTPENAVGIGGAYMCIYGMEGPGGYQFVGRTTQVWSRYADSAPFEPGSPWLLRFFDRISWYPVSPEELLDLRADMAAGRGRGVEIQDGTFSLAEHEEFLERNSVSIAEFRETQSAAFAVERQAWEDAGEFDRAEQAVSLAPPADDVVVPDGGTLVTSPFAASVWKVDVEPGDLVVAGQSLVSLEAMKMETVIQAPVDGLVQQVLPAAGAQVVAGEALVVLEPVDVREPALVLEGSAS
- a CDS encoding urea amidolyase associated protein UAAP2, with the protein product MNAIAEMSPALVAGRVVVDELVEARGPWSAVIAAGDVLTIVDLDGNQAVDCILYAAQNTSTRYSAAVTIASQGSIFLTTGSVLRADSGQELMTVVADEVGLHDTIGGACSQESNTLRYGQHTHEQHACVENFLIEGAKWDLGKKDLVSNINWFMNVPVDPDGALGIVDGLSAPGKRVALRAEVDTLVLVSNCPQINNPCNGFNPTPVRMIVTRPEDRS
- a CDS encoding urea amidolyase associated protein UAAP1 codes for the protein MTQTLETHTSENGTATTAGAKLHARAQHGRTAETMIHVPPATAPTRLIEGLPAEAKDSLTWAETLSFGRYTHLELVRGTRIRITDLDGDACIHAVLIRSGAQHERINVADTVKVPWQAYMTTGHPLLSDAGRLMATVVADSSGQHDALTGTTHLAGNTAKYGAGSAHSLSPAGRELLTLGGMKHGISQKELPPSVSFFKGVTVERDGSITFAGSAGAGAAVELLLHMDAVLVLANTAHPLDPRPEFTGSAVDIVAWQAPQDLEALKSGTLNVDLGPEGRLALHNTELDYNARTSA
- a CDS encoding amino acid permease; this encodes MTSTLSTATHRTDDADLTALGYEPTLHRKLGRYASFAAGFSFVSILTTIFQLFAFGYSFAGPAFFWTWPVVLVGQLLVALNFAELAARYPLSGAVYQWSRRMGGEVVGWFAGWFMSIAQVITAAAAAIALQVVLPQLWVGFQLVGGDPTLTSPTGAANAVILGAVLLVITTVINCLGVKLMSHVNSIGVTCEIVGVAAVILALFSAAQRGPGVVADVSVVTTSDLGAVGAFLVSGLMAAYVMVGFNSAGELSEETRNPRKTAPRTILSALIISGVGGGLMIIAALMAAPSLDDGRLATEGLPYVLTAVLGTFWGKVLLVDVAIAIFVCTLAIQTAGSRLVFSMARDGKLPASARLSKVHPKRGTPMWPSIAIGALAVGILAINIGNSALFTTLCSVCIVMVYLAYLMVTVPQLLSRFRGDWDQVGQTMPAGLFSLGRWGLPVNILAVLYGALMVINLSWPRPEVYDPSGEHGILLFSAPIMVGAVLLLGLWVRRNIRVRENKAAIAAESTNAA
- a CDS encoding TetR/AcrR family transcriptional regulator, translated to MTTTGPGRPRKQQAVRPGATARDEILDAAAELFTSQGFANTSTRAIADAVGIRQSSLYHHFSTKDEILGELLGGTVSTSLAFARAVKDGSEETGQELDPAARLHAVVLFDGLQLCTSRWNLGVLYHLPEARAEVFQPFMAARQELRTIYGDLGRELTALSDADPGLGDTAFRLVESLINLRADGLIAMDSASTTADTVMILAGLRQKIQAVRDASSELISRYGEANRRGEASESALAAESA